Below is a genomic region from Pyrococcus kukulkanii.
TTTCTGAAGCTCACTGGGAGGGGGCTGGAATGAAGTTTAGGGCGGTAAAGGGGATATTCATCAAGGAGGTAAAGGAGTTCTCTCGAGAGAAAATGGCGATATTTTGGGTCTTTATATTCCCCATTCTATGGCTACTGATCCTTGGGGGAATATGGGGAAATGAAAATCCAACGCTGAACGTTAAGGTCGGCTACTATTCTCGGGAAAATGTCTCTTGGATAATTCACGCTATAGAGAGCGTTGAGGTAAACGGGGAGAGGATGTTCACGATTTACCACTATTCAAGCTGGGAAGGTGGAATTAACGCCTTGAAGAAGGGAAAGATAGATGCTTTTTTGGTGTTCCCCAATGGCTTTACCGTAAACTTGACGAAGGGATATCCTACCTATGTTGAGGTGTACTACGATAAAAGCGATCCTCAAACTTATCAGATCGTGAAGGGTGCTATAACCGGCTTCTTCACGGAATTGAGCTCAAGACTTCAGGAGGAGAGGCTTAATATGGTGGGGAAGTACGTCCCCAGGAACGCCCTCCCATATATTCTTGGCTTCGCTAAGCCGGTAACCCTCGAGGAGAAGACAGTTGAGGGGACAAAGGTAACTCCAATGGAATTCTACGTTACAAGCTTTATAGGAATTCAGTTCCTCTTCGCCACGATGCTCATGATGTCTTCTTCAGTCTTGGAGGAAATCGAGAAGGGAACTCTCAGGAGGATAGCTTCTTCTCCAGCTTCGCCCTGGGACTTTTTGATTGGTAAGATGAGCGCAACGTTCGCGATAATCTTGGTTAGCATATTCACGGGCCTTGCGTTTGCCTTTCTAGCCTTCCATGTTAGGTTCTTTCCTTCTCCTTTGGGTTGGGTTGTAATAGTCCTTGCCTCGATATTCTCGATGTCCTTGGGGTTGGCTATAGGCATGCTCACGGGGAGTATAAAGACAACTAATGCCGTTGTGAATTTAATATCGATGCCTCTCCTGTTCTTCGCTGCCGTCGTCGTTCCAGAGTCTTTACTTCCTTCCTGGGCGAGGCCAATAGCTAAGTACTTCCCCCTGGGGGCGGCTTTAAAGGCACTGAGGAAGCTTGAGATATACCACTTGAGTGTGAGCGAGGTTAGGGTAGAGCTGTCGATAGTCACCCTGGGGGCATTAATGATGCTTGCCGTTGCACTCTTTAGCTACAGGTGGAGGATAAGGAGACTTAGCGCTTAGTGTTTATGGGTGGTGGAGAAGATGAGCGGGAAGGTGCAAATAGAGGTTGATGAAGATCTATACGACATGTTACGCATTATTGCGCTGAAAAAGAGGCTCTCCCTGGAGGAGACTATAAAAGAGGCATTGGAAAACTACATTGAATTAGAAAACAGGAGAATTAGAGGGGAGGTAAAGAAAGATTCCATTTGGAAGATGATGGGGAAAGGAACGCTGGATCAAGATGCGAGTCAAGACGAAGCTTGGGGACTCGCTGAGTGGCTGGAAAATGAATTAGAGTGACCCCTTTAGGAACCTCACGACCCTTTCCTTCCACTCCTCTGGATTTTCCACTATAGTCCTCACGTGTGGAGCTTCCGTAATCCACAGTTCAACTCTCTCGTTAATCCTCTTGTTCCTCTCGTAAAATTCCCTGACTTCCTCGACTTTCACGAGCGGATCCTTCTTGCCCGCTATTAGTAGAAGTGGCTTTCTGATCTTGTCTGCGTACTCTATGACGTTCACAACTTTGCCTCCACTGAAAATGAGGGTGAATGGCTTTATCAGGGGATAAAGGAATTCGGGTAGGTTTGCGAAGTACTTCAATCCCCTAGCCCCCGTCCTGCCCAAGTATATTGGTGGACTGTCCGCAACACCGCAGGTTATCCTTTCATCTTCACCAAGTCCCCTTATCGTAACTATTGCACCCATTGAAAAGCCAACGACTCCAACCCTCTTTATCCCTCTTCTCTCAAGCCAATCAACAGCTGAAATTAAGTCTATGAGCTCTTTGTCTCCAACGGTTGTTCTGTTGCCTTCGCTCTCTCCGTGAGCCCTGAAGTCGAAGAGGAGAACATTGAAGCCGGCATCAAGGAGGAACTTTAAGGCGGGTTTTATGTAAGTTTCATTCCACTTACTTGCCGTGTAGCCATGGAGCAGGATTACCGTCTTATCTCCTTCCTGATTAATCCACCAGCCCTTGAGCTTAAGCCCGTCCCTAGTCTCTATAGTCACATCATCGTACTCGTAGCCGAGATCTTTGGGTGTCCACTGGCCTTTTTGCCTCGGAGGTGTGACCATTTTATAGCCCACGAACGCTGAAAATGCCAAAAGTGCAAAGATGATAAATGAAAGGATTGCAACTATCATTCTTCCACCTCCAGGTTCCTCATCATCCAGATCATAGGCATGGCAATTAACACTAGTAAGGCTCCAATTGGGAAGAGTATTCTGTAGTTCTCTCCCGCTAAGTCAACTATTGCCCCTCCAATGACTCCGGCAAGGAGAACTGGTAGTGACCTTGTGGCCTCGAAGAAGCCGTAATATCTCCCTGTGAAGGCTTCCCTTTCGAACTTAGTCAATAGATCTCCTATGACTGGGTAGGATGCTGCCATTAAAATCCCCCATCCAATTCCCGCGATGGCAAGGGCTATTATTATCTCAGTCCTCGAGCTTATGAACCAGCCCCACAGCTGGGGTAGAGCAAAGATGATTCCTCCCAGGATTATACTTAACCTCCTCCCAAGCTTGTCGTAGATTATTCCCCCTGGGAGCGCTCCTATTAGGACTGTGACGTTGAAGAGAGCCATTAACATTAACCCAAGGGATGTTACCGCCTTGACGTTTGCCTCGCTTGCTGAGCCGTAGAGGATGTACGCTAGTATTCCATAGAGGAAGATAGCTATGAACTCGAAGCTCATCCACCACAGCGTTTGAGCCGCATAGAACTTAAGGAAGTCCCTGTTCTCGACTATGCTCTTAAGGTACTCGAATAATCCCTCATTTTCTTCAATTTCAGGGGCTTTTGGTTCTCTAATGACGAAGTACACGAATAACGCGGCACCTATTAAGAATATTGCAGTTATTATGAACGGTATCTTGAGGTATGGGGTTTGGGCTAACGCCTTTATCCCTTCTCCTCCTGTTACTGCGACTGCTTTAGCTATCAGGTAACCTGCGAGGCCGAAGAGGAATAAATTCCCTGCCCACTCAAAGAGCGTTATCACACCACTAGCCTTTCCTCTCTGCCCGCTTTCAATTGTATCAGGCATTAATGCCCTGAACTGTGCTGTATATAAGTGCATTGAAAGGTAGAAAAAGGCAAGGGTTAGGGCGAATCCCGCAAGTGGGATGCCAAAAGAGTACGCTGTGTAAATTGTGAGGGCAGCTATACCTGCCAATAGGCCTCCGGCCATGATGAACGGCCTTCTCCTCCCGTGCCTTGATTTTAGGGTGTCGCTGTAGTACCCGAGGAGTGGTGGAATTATTAGGCCAATTATCCCCTCGCTTGCAAGGATAGTTCCTTTGATGAATGCCGATCTTGAATAACTTGTGAGGAGGGGGAATGAGAGTCCCTTGTTGAGGGCCCATCCAACGCTCCTGCTGAATCCCAATAGGGCCAACCCTAGGACTATCTTCCAGCTAAACTTCTTCATTCTTACCACCTCAGTCTAAATCGGGAATATATTCGTGGGCATCAAGCTTGCTCTTCACAATGTCACCTCTCCTCACGAACCTCATTGTTATCAAGGCCAACAAGAAGAATACCGCAGCGAATGGTAGTAAGGTCTTGTAGCCTGCGACGTCTATGAATGCTCCCGAAAGCGGGGGAGCAACTAAGTTTGCGGCTTGGCTGAAGAAGTAGTATAACCCAGTATAACCACCGAGCTTCTCTTCCGTTGTCATGTCAACGACCATGGGGAGGGAGTTGACGTTTATCATCGCCCATCCAATACCCCCAACGAAGAATAGGCCCATGAAGCTCATGACAACTGGATCGCTCAGGGAACTACTTGCCGGCTTCGAAGTCTCCCCTATATAGAAGGCCACCAGAACTATTGCAGTGGTTATCAGGAGACCCAGGCTTATTGTTTTCCTCCTCCCCAACCTTGCCCCGACAAATCCCGCTGGAATCGCGAAGAGCATGAAGCTCAGGCTGAACACTCCGAGCATGAACGCTCCAGTGCTCTCCTCTATGCCTAGATGGTACTTAGCGTAGCTCGTGAAGAAAGTCTCTAATGAGTTAAAGGCTATGAACCAGAAGAATATTGCGAGCAGTATTGCTAGGAGGCTCTTCTCCCTGCTTGCAAAGACATCCTTCAGGTTCTCCTTAAGCTCTCCAAAGCTCTTCTTTGTTGTTTCCCTCAATATCTTCTTGATGTCAAGTTTTGCCCCAGGCACCCTGTATTGTTCCGGCTCTGGGACGAATATCACAACCAAAAGGTTTGCTATCAGCATTATCAATGCCCCGAAATAGAAGGGATAGGCATAATTCATGTCATACAAAATTTTACCGCCAAAGTACGCGAGGAGTGCTCCTAAACCTCCCATGAAGTTTATTATTCCATTCGCTTGACTTCTCTTTTCGCTGGGCGTTATGTCCGGCATGAAGGCAATTACTGGTGACCTGAAGAGGGCCATGAAGAAGTTCATGAAGACTATCGTCCCCATGAAGAGGGCTAAGTTTTCATATCTCCTAGCGACGGGTATAAGGGCGAACATTATAGCAGCTGAGGGGGCTCCCAAGAGAATATAAGGTTTTCTCCTTCCAAGCCTCGTTCGCGTCATGTCACTCAAAGCCCCAAGGAACGGCAAGAGTAAGACTGCAAAGAGGTTGTCTATCGTCATTATAAAGCCCGTGATAGTTTTGCTGAGGTGGAACGTGTCCTGAAGGAATATTGGAACGTACGCGTTGTAGAGGGCCCATATTATGCTTATTCCGAAGAATCCGAAGCCGAGGAGAAATATCATCGAGTATCTGAACTTTCCTTGGTTCATCTTTTCACCTCCGGAGAATTTGTCATGGTGACTAAATGTGTTCATCAATGTTTATAAAAATTGTTTCGGAGTTCATTGGACAATTGTCAACATTTAATATCGCTTAAAGAAAGGTGTTTAACTTCAAGTTACAATCGTCATATTGGGGAATTAGGATGTGGGAGAAGGAGAGGGTCATAGTCTTAGGCCATAGGGGTTGGATTGGCAAGTACCCAGAGAATACCTTACTGGCCTTCCAGAAGGCAATAGAGAGTGGGGCGGATGGTGTAGAATTTGATGTGTGGCTTACCAAGGATGGTGAAGCAATAATTATGCACGATGAAACCATAGATAGGACGAGCAATATGAGGGGAAAGCAGAAGGATATGACACTTGAAGAGCTGAAGAAAGCAGATTTAGGGATGGGACAGAGGATTCCAACGCTGGAGGAGGCTGTTGAAGCCCTACCAAGAGATGCTTTAATTAACGTTGAGATTAAGGACGTTGATGCTGTGGAGAGGGTTTATGAAATCGTTAGCAAGAACAATCCAGAAAGATTCATGATATCCTCCTTCGAGGTTGAGGCCCTAAAGAGGTATAGGGAGCTGGACAATGAAACCACAATGGGGTTACTCATAGACAATGAGGAGATAGTCCCAAAGATACCTCAGCTAAAGGAGGAGCTTAACTTATGGTCTGTAAACGTTCCTATGGAAGCAATTCCAATAATAGGCTTCGAGAGAACCGTAGAAGCAATAAAGTGGGCCCGCTCGTTGGGCCTTAAAGTCGTTTTATGGACCGAGAATGATGAGCTGTTCTACCAGAACGATAACCTTGCCAAGATGAAGGGCCTCTTTGAGGTCGTCATAGCTAACGATGTTGAGAGGATGATCAATTACCTCAGAAAATTGGGATTAAGATAATTTTATAAAGTTCCTCTGCAATCTAATTTCATGAAGTTTGAAGACGTGTTAATT
It encodes:
- a CDS encoding MFS transporter, which encodes MKKFSWKIVLGLALLGFSRSVGWALNKGLSFPLLTSYSRSAFIKGTILASEGIIGLIIPPLLGYYSDTLKSRHGRRRPFIMAGGLLAGIAALTIYTAYSFGIPLAGFALTLAFFYLSMHLYTAQFRALMPDTIESGQRGKASGVITLFEWAGNLFLFGLAGYLIAKAVAVTGGEGIKALAQTPYLKIPFIITAIFLIGAALFVYFVIREPKAPEIEENEGLFEYLKSIVENRDFLKFYAAQTLWWMSFEFIAIFLYGILAYILYGSASEANVKAVTSLGLMLMALFNVTVLIGALPGGIIYDKLGRRLSIILGGIIFALPQLWGWFISSRTEIIIALAIAGIGWGILMAASYPVIGDLLTKFEREAFTGRYYGFFEATRSLPVLLAGVIGGAIVDLAGENYRILFPIGALLVLIAMPMIWMMRNLEVEE
- a CDS encoding glycerophosphodiester phosphodiesterase family protein — protein: MWEKERVIVLGHRGWIGKYPENTLLAFQKAIESGADGVEFDVWLTKDGEAIIMHDETIDRTSNMRGKQKDMTLEELKKADLGMGQRIPTLEEAVEALPRDALINVEIKDVDAVERVYEIVSKNNPERFMISSFEVEALKRYRELDNETTMGLLIDNEEIVPKIPQLKEELNLWSVNVPMEAIPIIGFERTVEAIKWARSLGLKVVLWTENDELFYQNDNLAKMKGLFEVVIANDVERMINYLRKLGLR
- a CDS encoding alpha/beta hydrolase encodes the protein MIVAILSFIIFALLAFSAFVGYKMVTPPRQKGQWTPKDLGYEYDDVTIETRDGLKLKGWWINQEGDKTVILLHGYTASKWNETYIKPALKFLLDAGFNVLLFDFRAHGESEGNRTTVGDKELIDLISAVDWLERRGIKRVGVVGFSMGAIVTIRGLGEDERITCGVADSPPIYLGRTGARGLKYFANLPEFLYPLIKPFTLIFSGGKVVNVIEYADKIRKPLLLIAGKKDPLVKVEEVREFYERNKRINERVELWITEAPHVRTIVENPEEWKERVVRFLKGSL
- a CDS encoding SLC45 family MFS transporter, which codes for MNQGKFRYSMIFLLGFGFFGISIIWALYNAYVPIFLQDTFHLSKTITGFIMTIDNLFAVLLLPFLGALSDMTRTRLGRRKPYILLGAPSAAIMFALIPVARRYENLALFMGTIVFMNFFMALFRSPVIAFMPDITPSEKRSQANGIINFMGGLGALLAYFGGKILYDMNYAYPFYFGALIMLIANLLVVIFVPEPEQYRVPGAKLDIKKILRETTKKSFGELKENLKDVFASREKSLLAILLAIFFWFIAFNSLETFFTSYAKYHLGIEESTGAFMLGVFSLSFMLFAIPAGFVGARLGRRKTISLGLLITTAIVLVAFYIGETSKPASSSLSDPVVMSFMGLFFVGGIGWAMINVNSLPMVVDMTTEEKLGGYTGLYYFFSQAANLVAPPLSGAFIDVAGYKTLLPFAAVFFLLALITMRFVRRGDIVKSKLDAHEYIPDLD
- a CDS encoding ABC transporter permease, producing MKFRAVKGIFIKEVKEFSREKMAIFWVFIFPILWLLILGGIWGNENPTLNVKVGYYSRENVSWIIHAIESVEVNGERMFTIYHYSSWEGGINALKKGKIDAFLVFPNGFTVNLTKGYPTYVEVYYDKSDPQTYQIVKGAITGFFTELSSRLQEERLNMVGKYVPRNALPYILGFAKPVTLEEKTVEGTKVTPMEFYVTSFIGIQFLFATMLMMSSSVLEEIEKGTLRRIASSPASPWDFLIGKMSATFAIILVSIFTGLAFAFLAFHVRFFPSPLGWVVIVLASIFSMSLGLAIGMLTGSIKTTNAVVNLISMPLLFFAAVVVPESLLPSWARPIAKYFPLGAALKALRKLEIYHLSVSEVRVELSIVTLGALMMLAVALFSYRWRIRRLSA